Proteins encoded in a region of the Leishmania major strain Friedlin complete genome, chromosome 14 genome:
- a CDS encoding ion transport protein-like protein, whose amino-acid sequence MKRSITKGPRLLGRRIKHFLKDDLYINVSYQEAPPKMVARELTALEVLSVYHRWLRGVQALLSIAVFILSLLSIGNSAFLVNCTIFIVSQAAALVICKTYQVKAQFSGVTNLLFEGRNIFTSPYFLHMVAEIVLWNIQTPPFVFVGKQFFELLNYFIFLRLYSVIVYLNNAMYVHRTFCRVMSAISDLPLSTSFLIRTGLLHHKTRVVVTVVICAWLTVGCLFARTQNLSLGDALWFSFQSLSTLGYGDITPSTLSGRAVAFIAWIVSYVIMAFLIITMYSLLQASDRSHNMQTLMECHELAHSLRGRSARVIQLAWRLHKARKVGPHEPSVKQKVYTLALSWLLTHMIAAVRRTRQQLNGAVRSLNETNIHPLTGLSAYQYNEYLQLTEKAARQLQRAKDVDRVYLALRDRDVLASSLSRRDIESIIVLPGDSLEPIDTALPAALTSSSGTAASVAEMAEWRDRVAHLEQKCARLAEVLEAISAVAATHPPSMAVSQM is encoded by the coding sequence ATGAAGCGATCCATCACGAAAGGGCCGAGACTTCTCGGACGTCGTATCAAGCACTTCTTGAAGGATGATCTGTACATCAACGTCAGTTACCAGGAGGCGCCGCCGAAGATGGTGGCGCGGGAACTGACCGCGCTAGAGGTTCTCTCAGTGTATCACCGCTGGCTGCGCggggtgcaggcgctgctctCCATCGCCGTGTTCATACTCTCGCTGCTGAGCATTGGAAACTCGGCGTTTCTGGTGAACTGCACCATTTTTATCGTCTCCCAGGCAGCAGCCCTCGTCATATGCAAAACGTACCAGGTGAAAGCGCAGTTCTCCGGCGTGACAAACCTGCTGTTCGAGGGGCGCAACATCTTCACCTCACCGTACTTCCTTCACATGGTGGCCGAAATCGTGCTGTGGAACATCCAGACCCCGCCTTTTGTCTTCGTTGGCAAGCAGTTCTTCGAGCTGCTAAACTACTTCATCTTTCTGCGCCTGTACTCCGTCATCGTGTACCTGAACAACGCTATGTACGTGCACCGAACCTTCTGCCGCGTCATGTCCGCAATCAGTGACCTGCCACTTTCCACTTCCTTTCTTATTCGCACCGGGCTGCTCCACCACAAGACGCGCGTtgtggtgacggtggtgaTATGTGCGTGGCTGACGGTGGGCTGCCTGTTCGCACGCACCCAGAACCTCTCCCTCGGTGATGCCCTCTGGTTTTCCTTTCAGTCTCTGTCGACGCTGGGGTACGGCGACATCACCCCCTCCACGCTTTCGGGCCGCGCCGTTGCCTTCATCGCCTGGATTGTGAGCTACGTCATCATGGCCTTCCTGATCATCACTATGtactcgctgctgcaggcgtcgGACCGTTCGCACAACATGCAGACGTTAATGGAATGTCACGAACTCGCACACAGTCTGCGAGGCCGCTCTGCCCGCGTCATCCAGCTGGCGTGGCGGTTGCACAAGGCTCGAAAGGTTGGGCCTCACGAGCCGTCCGTGAAGCAGAAGGTCTACACACTGGCTTTGTCGTGGCTTTTGACTCACATGATtgccgcggtgcgccgcacaCGGCAGCAGCTAAACGGCGCGGTGCGCTCGCTGAACGAGACGAACATTCATCCGCTTACAGGGCTGTCGGCGTACCAGTATAATGAATACCTGCAACTCACAgagaaggcggcgcggcagctgcagcgtgcaAAGGACGTGGATCGCGTGTACCTCGCCCTCCGTGACCGTGACGTGCTAGCTTCATCGCTATCGCGGCGCGACATCGAGTCCATTATTGTTCTTCCAGGCGACTCGCTAGAGCCCATCGACACTGCGCTGCCTGCCGCCctgacgagcagcagcggcacagcggcgTCAGTGGCAGAGATGGCGGAATGGAGGGACCGGGTGGCGCATCTGGAACAGAAGTGCGCGCGTCTAGCAGAGGTGCTAGAGGCTATCAGCGCTGTGGCCGCGACACATCCCCCTAGCATGGCTGTGTCCCAGATGTGA
- a CDS encoding putative stearic acid desaturase, whose protein sequence is MLQAVQNLFTCSVLSTDETKPKVEREVPQWSKGNFQYNWIGIYIIGVPLLFVLLGLYLRVPLSFSLLQWLAFFAVVTGMVGVTTGYHRLFSHGAFTGGQAMQWVCAFVGAGAFQGSIKWWARNHRVHHKYTDTSKDPYDARRGFIFTHFGWFIMRMDYDLLGDADVSDLKDSLVVEFQRKYFAAIATMTGILIPLMVAGATTGEWAGAFFWVVWLKIFLVHQFSFFINSLAHTDLFGATRPYADNKTPHDSVVFAIINLGEGYHNYHHQFPNDYRNGHLWHHIDMTKWYIFMCSFLGFCDNLQRAPRTVVDRAAAAQAVCMHGRKLQEAVEKVKQLEVPADKEYAWDDVRAEVEQGRKLLVMDGYVLDLERPIPVDPAWAQKDKKISWLNMHPGGRALLLAYVGKDATAAFNGGVYGHTTGAHNYLPELRVGRMKERPASSASGEEGSAAVCTGQCVTLPRRCDVPL, encoded by the coding sequence ATGCTGCAGGCCGTGCAGAACCTCTTCACCTGCAGCGTCCTTTCCACGGATGAGACAAAGCCCAAGGTGGAGCGTGAGGTGCCGCAGTGGTCGAAGGGCAACTTCCAGTACAACTGGATCGGCATCTACATCATCGGTGTACCACTGCTGTTCGTGCTGCTTGGGTTGTACCTGCGCGTCCCTTTATCCTTCTCGCTTCTGCAATGGCTTGCATTTTTTGCCGTTGTCACCGGCATGGTGGGGGTGACGACCGGCTATCATCGTCTCTTCTCACACGGTGCTTTCACCGGCGGGCAGGCGATGCAGTGGGTGTGCGCCTTCGTCGGGGCAGGCGCGTTCCAGGGCTCTATCAAGTGGTGGGCTCGAAACCACCGCGTCCACCACAAGTACACGGATACCTCCAAGGACCCGTAcgacgcgcgccgcggctTCATCTTCACACACTTTGGCTGGTTCATCATGCGCATGGACTACGATCTGCTCGGCGACGCAGATGTGTCGGACCTGAAGGACAGCCTCGTTGTGGAGTTCCAGCGCAAGTACTTTGCCGCCATTGCGACCATGACAGGGATCCTGATCCCCCTCATGGTGGCCGGCGCAACCACTGGTGAGTGGGCAGGTGCGTTCTTCTGGGTGGTGTGGCTCAAGATCTTTCTGGTGCACCAGTTCTCCTTCTTCATCAACAGCCTCGCGCACACGGACCTCTTTGGCGCCACGCGGCCGTACGCAGATAACAAGACACCGCACGACTCCGTCGTCTTTGCGATCATAAACCTCGGCGAGGGCTACCACAACTACCACCACCAGTTCCCGAACGACTACCGTAACGGTCATCTGTGGCACCACATTGATATGACAAAGTGGTACATATTTATGTGCAGCTTTCTGGGCTTCTGCGACAAcctgcagcgtgcgccgcgCACTGTCGTcgaccgcgccgccgcggcgcaggctgTGTGCATGCACGGGCGCAAACTTCAGGAGGCGGTCGAGAAGGTgaagcagctggaggtgcCGGCGGACAAGGAGTACGCGTGGGACGACGTGCGGGCGGAAGTGGAGCAGGGCCGTAAGCTGCTGGTGATGGACGGCTACGTGCTGGACCTCGAGCGGCCAATCCCCGTGGACCCTGCGTGGGCGCAGAAGGACAAGAAGATCAGCTGGCTGAACATGCACCCTGGTggccgtgcgctgctgcttgcgtACGTGGGCAAGGACGCGACGGCCGCCTTCAACGGCGGTGTGTATGGCCACACGACGGGCGCGCACAACTACctgccggagctgcgcgtggGCCGCATGAAGGAGCGCCCCGCCTCTTCGGCGTCTGGCGAGGAGGGGAGTGCCGCTGTTTGTACAGGGCAGTGCGTTACGCTACCTCGGCGATGTGACGTTCCCCTGTAA